One segment of Opisthocomus hoazin isolate bOpiHoa1 chromosome 22, bOpiHoa1.hap1, whole genome shotgun sequence DNA contains the following:
- the LOC142363945 gene encoding leukocyte cell-derived chemotaxin-2-like, producing the protein MSALSLVALVTLVSTVFANQLDAHLPLQQQQGHWAQICSGNPTNKIRGCDRYGCGHFGAGRGSRKHKGVDVVCQDGSVVYAPFTGKIDKQARPYGNGNAIDNGLQLSGSGFCIKMFYIKPVKYSGPVKRGEKIGVLLPMQRVYRGITSHVHIQNCDLTDPTRNL; encoded by the exons ATGTCAGCTCTCAGTCTGGTCGCTCTGGTCACCTTGGTGTCCACTG TTTTTGCCAATCAGCTGGACGCACACCTGCCTCTGCAACAACAACAAGGACACTGGGCACAGATCTGCAGCGGGAATCCCACCAACAAAATCCGGGGCTGCGACAGATACGGCTGTGGCCATTTCGGCGCTGGCAG AGGATCAAGGAAGCACAAGGGAGTGGACGTGGTGTGCCAGGACGGCTCGGTGGTGTACGCGCCCTTCACGGGGAAGATCGACAAACAAGCCAGACCCTACGGCAACGGCAACGCCATCGACAACGGACTCCAGCTTTCAGGATCAG GATTCTGCATTAAGATGTTTTACATCAAACCCGTCAAGTACAGCGGCCCCGTCAAGAGGGGAGAGAAAATCGGCGTCCTGCTGCCCATGCAAAGGGTCTACCGGGGAATTACGTCCCATGTCCACATCCAGAACTGTGACTTAACAGATCCTACGCGCAATCTGTAA
- the LOC142363938 gene encoding leukocyte cell-derived chemotaxin-2-like isoform X1, with the protein MKMHGVTAVVLAIAISSAASAQWAKICSSQPANKIRGCDSQGCGGYNDPRGSKQHRGVDVVCQDGSVVYAPFTGKIDKQARPYGNGNAIDNGLQLSGSGFCIKMFYIKPVKYSGPVKRGEKIGVLLPMQRVYRGIMSHVHIQNCDLTDPTRNL; encoded by the exons ATGAAAATGCACGGAGTCACAGCAGTCGTCCTCGCGATTGCGATCTCCAGTG CTGCTTCAGCACAATGGGCAAAAATCTGCTCAAGTCAACCTGCAAACAAAATCAGAGGCTGTGACTCCCAGGGCTGCGGTGGATACAATGACCCCAG AGGATCGAAGCAGCACAGGGGAGTGGACGTGGTGTGCCAGGACGGCTCGGTGGTGTACGCGCCCTTCACGGGCAAGATCGACAAACAAGCCAGGCCCTACGGCAACGGCAACGCCATCGACAACGGACTCCAGCTTTCAGGATCAG GATTCTGCATTAAGATGTTTTACATCAAACCCGTCAAGTACAGCGGCCCCGTCAAGAGGGGAGAGAAAATCGGCGTCCTGCTGCCCATGCAAAGGGTCTACCGGGGAATTATGTCCCATGTCCACATCCAGAACTGTGACTTAACAGATCCTACGCGCAATCTGTAA
- the LOC142363938 gene encoding leukocyte cell-derived chemotaxin-2-like isoform X2 — translation MKMHGVTAVVLAIAISTASAQWAKICSSQPANKIRGCDSQGCGGYNDPRGSKQHRGVDVVCQDGSVVYAPFTGKIDKQARPYGNGNAIDNGLQLSGSGFCIKMFYIKPVKYSGPVKRGEKIGVLLPMQRVYRGIMSHVHIQNCDLTDPTRNL, via the exons ATGAAAATGCACGGAGTCACAGCAGTCGTCCTCGCGATTGCGATCTCCA CTGCTTCAGCACAATGGGCAAAAATCTGCTCAAGTCAACCTGCAAACAAAATCAGAGGCTGTGACTCCCAGGGCTGCGGTGGATACAATGACCCCAG AGGATCGAAGCAGCACAGGGGAGTGGACGTGGTGTGCCAGGACGGCTCGGTGGTGTACGCGCCCTTCACGGGCAAGATCGACAAACAAGCCAGGCCCTACGGCAACGGCAACGCCATCGACAACGGACTCCAGCTTTCAGGATCAG GATTCTGCATTAAGATGTTTTACATCAAACCCGTCAAGTACAGCGGCCCCGTCAAGAGGGGAGAGAAAATCGGCGTCCTGCTGCCCATGCAAAGGGTCTACCGGGGAATTATGTCCCATGTCCACATCCAGAACTGTGACTTAACAGATCCTACGCGCAATCTGTAA